Proteins from a single region of Punica granatum isolate Tunisia-2019 chromosome 8, ASM765513v2, whole genome shotgun sequence:
- the LOC116189559 gene encoding serine--tRNA ligase, chloroplastic/mitochondrial isoform X2 translates to MKGKLEPSERQKLVEEGKNLKEGLMTLEEDLVKLTDELQQEAQFIPNMTHPDVPIGDEDSSVIRKMVGSPREFSFPVKDHVQLGKELDLFDFDAAAEVSGSKFYYLKNEAVLLEMALINWTLSEVVKRGFTLLTTPEIVRSSVVEKCGFQPRGTNTQVYSIKDSDQCLIGTAEIPVGGIHMDSILPNSSLPHKYAAFSHCFRTEAGAAGAATRGLYRVHQFSKVELFVLCRPEESNAYHEELITIEEDLFSSLGLHFKTLDMASGDLGAPAYRKFDVEAWMPGLGRYGEISSASNCTDYQSRRLGIRYRPVDPASLNNNSPKKGKSNAGPTQFVHTLNATACAIPRMIVCILENYQQEDGSVAIPAPLRPFMGGLEVIAPRPR, encoded by the exons ATGAAAGGGAAGTTAGAACCTTCGGAGCGCCAAAAACTTGTCGAGGAAG GTAAGAACTTAAAAGAAGGTTTGATGACTTTGGAAGAAGACTTGGTTAAGCTGACCGATGAGCTCCAACAAGAAGCACAGTTTATCCCCAATATGACCCATCCCGATGTCCCTATCGGCGATGAGGATTCTTCTGTAATAAGAAAGATG GTTGGAAGCCCTCGCGAGTTTAGCTTTCCAGTTAAGGATCATGTACAGCTTGGAAAAGAACTTGATCTTTTTGATTTTGATGCTGCTGCTGAG GTCAGTGGATCGAAGTTCTATTACCTGAAGAACGAAGCTGTTCTGCTAGAGATGGCTCTCATCAATTGGACACTTTCTGAAGTTGTCAAAAGGGGCTTCACACTTCTTACAACCCCTGAGATTGTCAGGTCTTCTGTAGTTGAAAAGTGTGGGTTCCAACCTCGTGGAACAAATACCCAG GTTTATTCCATCAAAGATAGTGACCAATGCCTAATTGGTACCGCAGAGATACCTGTTGGAGGAATCCACATGGACTCTATTCTTCCCAACTCATCGCTTCCACATAAATATGCAGCCTTCTCTCATTGCTTCCGAACTGAGGCGGGTGCTGCAGGAGCTGCAACTAG AGGTCTTTATCGAGTGCACCAGTTTAGCAAGGTGGAGCTGTTCGTTTTATGCCGGCCAGAGGAGAGCAATGCTTACCACGAAGAGCTCATAACGATTGAAGAAGACCTCTTCTCTTCACTGGGACTGCATTTCAA AACTCTCGATATGGCTTCTGGTGATTTGGGGGCACCGGCGTACCGAAAGTTCGATGTGGAGGCATGGATGCCCGGCTTAGGACGCTATGGAGAG ATATCGAGTGCCTCGAATTGTACGGACTATCAGAGCCGGAGACTGGGTATTCGGTACCGGCCAGTGGACCCTGCTTCATTGAATAATAATAGCCCTAAGAAGGGGAAAAGCAATGCTGGTCCGACACAGTTTGTGCACACATTAAATGCCACAGCTTGTGCGATTCCTCGGATGATTGTGTGCATACTCGAGAACTATCAGCAGGAAGATGGCTCGGTTGCCATCCCAGCCCCGTTGAGGCCCTTCATGGGTGGGCTTGAGGTCATAGCTCCCAGACCCAGATAA
- the LOC116187407 gene encoding uncharacterized protein At2g29880-like isoform X1, whose amino-acid sequence MEGSSASVTSQVSKSGKRKWTLAKDAVLVSCMINLRNMGTHNADTGFKSGYLPELEKMLLEKLPNCGIKARPHIESRLKTLKREWAIVHDIMLNTSGFGWDSTRKMVTAEDDVWETYVATHKEAAPFRMRSFPHFEELSMIYVKDRAIGKDAQAVEDILQELEIEDLTGVTEEADVNHSNPNESANGNANTPTSGDVSRAHQPPTDAMASASSGKKRKKGESDFFTISQSLNTMATEMKEACMMISKSVHSDIYQEKFLELSRALRNVDGLTSAQVRMAI is encoded by the exons ATGGAAGGTAGTTCTGCTTCTGTTACTTCCCAGGTGAGCAAGAGTGGCAAAAGGAAATGGACATTAGCTAAGGATGCAGTCCTCGTCTCTTGCATGATTAACCTACGAAATATGGGCACCCACAATGCTGACACAGGGTTTAAGTCTGGCTACTTGCCAGAACTTGAGAAAATGCTATTGGAAAAGCTCCCGAATTGTGGTATCAAGGCGAGACCTCACATTGAATCTCGATTGAAGACACTGAAGAGGGAATGGGCTATCGTGCATGATATTATGCTTAATACAAGTGGCTTTGGATGGGACTCAACACGGAAGATGGTCACGGCGGAAGACGATGTCTGGGAGACTTATGTAGCG ACTCACAAAGAAGCTGCTCCATTTAGAATGAGAAGTTTTCCCCATTTCGAAGAATTATCTATGATATATGTGAAGGATCGAGCTATTGGAAAAGATGCTCAAGCTGTTGAAGATATTCTACAAGAGCTCGAGATTGAAGATTTAACTGGAGTAACCGAAGAAGCGGATGTGAATCATTCAAACCCAAATGAATCTGCCAATGGCAATGCCAATACCCCTACATCGGGAGATGTTTCGCGTGCTCATCAACCACCTACAGATGCAATGGCAAGTGCTTCTTcgggaaagaaaaggaaaaagggtgAATCTGACTTCTTCACAATTTCTCAGAGCTTGAATACAATGGCAACCGAAATGAAAGAAGCTTGCATGATGATCTCAAAGAGTGTTCACTCGGACATTTATCAAGAGAAGTTCCTTGAACTTTCGAGAGCTCTTCGTAATGTTGATGGTCTGACTTCAGCACAAGTTCGCATGGCTATTTAA
- the LOC116189559 gene encoding serine--tRNA ligase, chloroplastic/mitochondrial isoform X1 codes for MGLRCSFGGTTLQTLMLRACPPPSSSSSLSFSLLRTLNPQRRRPVRHFIPLARALSASSLSATASVTSEAAPRTDSDDKAAKSQWKAAIDFKWIRDHRDAVATNIKNRNSSANLDLVLELYAKMLDTQKEVEQLRGERNAVANKMKGKLEPSERQKLVEEGKNLKEGLMTLEEDLVKLTDELQQEAQFIPNMTHPDVPIGDEDSSVIRKMVGSPREFSFPVKDHVQLGKELDLFDFDAAAEVSGSKFYYLKNEAVLLEMALINWTLSEVVKRGFTLLTTPEIVRSSVVEKCGFQPRGTNTQVYSIKDSDQCLIGTAEIPVGGIHMDSILPNSSLPHKYAAFSHCFRTEAGAAGAATRGLYRVHQFSKVELFVLCRPEESNAYHEELITIEEDLFSSLGLHFKTLDMASGDLGAPAYRKFDVEAWMPGLGRYGEISSASNCTDYQSRRLGIRYRPVDPASLNNNSPKKGKSNAGPTQFVHTLNATACAIPRMIVCILENYQQEDGSVAIPAPLRPFMGGLEVIAPRPR; via the exons ATGGGATTGCGGTGCTCCTTCGGCGGAACGACCTTACAGACCCTAATGCTTCGTGCTTGTCCTCCtccttcgtcttcttcttcgttgAGCTTCTCCTTGCTCAGAACGCTAAATCCTCAACGACGGAGACCAGTCCGCCATTTCATCCCTCTCGCTAGAGCCCTCTCTGCCTCTTCTCTATCAGCAACTGCCTCCGTTACTTCAGAAGCTGCCCCCAGAACGGATTCAGATGACAAGG CTGCGAAGTCTCAGTGGAAGGCTGCGATTGACTTCAAGTGGATAAGGGACCACAGAGATGCAGTTGCCACAAACATCAAGAACAGAAACTCCAGTGCCAACTTGGACCTTGTTCTCGAGCTTTATGCCAAAATGTTGGATACCCAAAAG GAAGTGGAGCAGCTTCGTGGAGAGAGGAATGCAGTTGCGAACAAGATGAAAGGGAAGTTAGAACCTTCGGAGCGCCAAAAACTTGTCGAGGAAG GTAAGAACTTAAAAGAAGGTTTGATGACTTTGGAAGAAGACTTGGTTAAGCTGACCGATGAGCTCCAACAAGAAGCACAGTTTATCCCCAATATGACCCATCCCGATGTCCCTATCGGCGATGAGGATTCTTCTGTAATAAGAAAGATG GTTGGAAGCCCTCGCGAGTTTAGCTTTCCAGTTAAGGATCATGTACAGCTTGGAAAAGAACTTGATCTTTTTGATTTTGATGCTGCTGCTGAG GTCAGTGGATCGAAGTTCTATTACCTGAAGAACGAAGCTGTTCTGCTAGAGATGGCTCTCATCAATTGGACACTTTCTGAAGTTGTCAAAAGGGGCTTCACACTTCTTACAACCCCTGAGATTGTCAGGTCTTCTGTAGTTGAAAAGTGTGGGTTCCAACCTCGTGGAACAAATACCCAG GTTTATTCCATCAAAGATAGTGACCAATGCCTAATTGGTACCGCAGAGATACCTGTTGGAGGAATCCACATGGACTCTATTCTTCCCAACTCATCGCTTCCACATAAATATGCAGCCTTCTCTCATTGCTTCCGAACTGAGGCGGGTGCTGCAGGAGCTGCAACTAG AGGTCTTTATCGAGTGCACCAGTTTAGCAAGGTGGAGCTGTTCGTTTTATGCCGGCCAGAGGAGAGCAATGCTTACCACGAAGAGCTCATAACGATTGAAGAAGACCTCTTCTCTTCACTGGGACTGCATTTCAA AACTCTCGATATGGCTTCTGGTGATTTGGGGGCACCGGCGTACCGAAAGTTCGATGTGGAGGCATGGATGCCCGGCTTAGGACGCTATGGAGAG ATATCGAGTGCCTCGAATTGTACGGACTATCAGAGCCGGAGACTGGGTATTCGGTACCGGCCAGTGGACCCTGCTTCATTGAATAATAATAGCCCTAAGAAGGGGAAAAGCAATGCTGGTCCGACACAGTTTGTGCACACATTAAATGCCACAGCTTGTGCGATTCCTCGGATGATTGTGTGCATACTCGAGAACTATCAGCAGGAAGATGGCTCGGTTGCCATCCCAGCCCCGTTGAGGCCCTTCATGGGTGGGCTTGAGGTCATAGCTCCCAGACCCAGATAA
- the LOC116187407 gene encoding uncharacterized protein At2g29880-like isoform X2 — MINLRNMGTHNADTGFKSGYLPELEKMLLEKLPNCGIKARPHIESRLKTLKREWAIVHDIMLNTSGFGWDSTRKMVTAEDDVWETYVATHKEAAPFRMRSFPHFEELSMIYVKDRAIGKDAQAVEDILQELEIEDLTGVTEEADVNHSNPNESANGNANTPTSGDVSRAHQPPTDAMASASSGKKRKKGESDFFTISQSLNTMATEMKEACMMISKSVHSDIYQEKFLELSRALRNVDGLTSAQVRMAI, encoded by the exons ATGATTAACCTACGAAATATGGGCACCCACAATGCTGACACAGGGTTTAAGTCTGGCTACTTGCCAGAACTTGAGAAAATGCTATTGGAAAAGCTCCCGAATTGTGGTATCAAGGCGAGACCTCACATTGAATCTCGATTGAAGACACTGAAGAGGGAATGGGCTATCGTGCATGATATTATGCTTAATACAAGTGGCTTTGGATGGGACTCAACACGGAAGATGGTCACGGCGGAAGACGATGTCTGGGAGACTTATGTAGCG ACTCACAAAGAAGCTGCTCCATTTAGAATGAGAAGTTTTCCCCATTTCGAAGAATTATCTATGATATATGTGAAGGATCGAGCTATTGGAAAAGATGCTCAAGCTGTTGAAGATATTCTACAAGAGCTCGAGATTGAAGATTTAACTGGAGTAACCGAAGAAGCGGATGTGAATCATTCAAACCCAAATGAATCTGCCAATGGCAATGCCAATACCCCTACATCGGGAGATGTTTCGCGTGCTCATCAACCACCTACAGATGCAATGGCAAGTGCTTCTTcgggaaagaaaaggaaaaagggtgAATCTGACTTCTTCACAATTTCTCAGAGCTTGAATACAATGGCAACCGAAATGAAAGAAGCTTGCATGATGATCTCAAAGAGTGTTCACTCGGACATTTATCAAGAGAAGTTCCTTGAACTTTCGAGAGCTCTTCGTAATGTTGATGGTCTGACTTCAGCACAAGTTCGCATGGCTATTTAA